A genomic segment from Pseudoxanthomonas sp. CF385 encodes:
- the metK gene encoding methionine adenosyltransferase yields MSSYLFTSESVSEGHPDKIADQISDAVLDAILAQDKRARVACETLVKTGAAIVAGEVTTTAWVDIESLARKVINDIGYDNSDVGFDGHTCAIINMLGKQSPDINQGVDRKKPEEQGAGDQGLMFGYACNEAPEFMPAPLYYSHRLVEQQAKVRKKGKLKWLRPDAKSQVTLRYDGNTVLGLDAVVLSTQHDPDIKQKDLIEAVRAEILVPVLPKKWLDALPKNKVHINPTGKFVIGGPVGDCGLTGRKIIVDSYGGMARHGGGAFSGKDPSKVDRSAAYAARYVAKNIVAAGLADKCEVQVSYAIGVAEPTSISVTTFGTGRVGDDVIEKLIRKHFDLRPYGITKMLDLEHPIYQPTASYGHFGRKPREISYVDGAGKKQTATAFSWEKTDRAEALRKDAKLK; encoded by the coding sequence ATGTCCAGCTACCTGTTCACCTCCGAATCGGTCTCCGAAGGCCATCCGGACAAGATCGCCGACCAGATTTCCGACGCCGTGCTGGACGCCATCCTGGCCCAGGACAAGCGCGCACGCGTGGCCTGCGAGACGCTGGTGAAGACGGGCGCCGCCATCGTCGCCGGCGAAGTCACCACCACCGCGTGGGTCGACATCGAGTCGCTGGCCCGCAAGGTCATCAACGACATCGGCTACGACAATTCGGACGTCGGTTTCGACGGCCACACCTGCGCGATCATCAACATGCTCGGCAAGCAGTCGCCCGACATCAACCAGGGCGTCGACCGCAAGAAGCCGGAAGAACAGGGCGCGGGCGACCAGGGCCTGATGTTCGGCTACGCCTGCAACGAGGCGCCGGAATTCATGCCGGCCCCGCTGTACTACAGCCACCGCCTGGTGGAACAGCAGGCCAAAGTGCGCAAGAAGGGCAAGCTGAAGTGGCTGCGCCCCGACGCCAAGTCGCAGGTCACCCTGCGCTACGACGGCAACACCGTCCTGGGCCTCGACGCCGTGGTGCTGTCGACCCAGCACGACCCGGACATCAAGCAGAAGGACCTGATCGAAGCCGTGCGCGCCGAGATCCTTGTGCCGGTGCTGCCGAAGAAGTGGCTGGACGCGCTGCCGAAGAACAAGGTGCACATCAACCCGACCGGCAAGTTCGTCATCGGTGGCCCGGTGGGCGACTGCGGCCTGACCGGCCGCAAGATCATCGTCGACAGCTACGGCGGCATGGCCCGCCACGGCGGCGGCGCGTTCTCGGGCAAGGATCCGTCGAAGGTGGACCGTTCGGCCGCCTACGCCGCGCGCTACGTGGCCAAGAACATCGTGGCCGCCGGCCTGGCCGACAAGTGCGAAGTGCAGGTCTCCTACGCCATCGGCGTGGCCGAGCCGACGTCGATCTCGGTGACCACCTTCGGTACCGGCCGGGTCGGTGACGACGTGATCGAGAAGCTGATCCGCAAGCACTTCGACCTGCGCCCGTACGGCATCACCAAGATGCTCGACCTGGAGCACCCGATCTACCAGCCGACCGCCAGCTACGGCCACTTCGGCCGCAAGCCGCGCGAGATCAGCTACGTGGACGGCGCCGGCAAGAAGCAGACCGCGACCGCCTTCTCCTGGGAGAAGACCGACCGCGCCGAAGCCCTGCGCAAGGACGCCAAGCTGAAGTGA